The Klebsiella electrica genome contains the following window.
TCGCTGCGTATATCGCTTGCTGATTACGTGCAGCTTTCCCTTCAGGCGGGATTCATACAGCGGCCAGCCATCCGTCATCCATATCACCACGTCAAAGGGTGACAGCAGGCTCATAAGACGCCCCAGCGTCGCCATAGTGCGTTCACCGAATACGTGCGCAACAACCGTCCTCCGTATCCTGTCATACGCGTAAAACAGCCAGCGCTGACGTGATTTAGCACCGACGTAGCCCCACTGTTCGTCCATTTCAGCGCAGACAATCACATCACTGCCCGGTTGTATGCGCGAGGTTACCGACTGCGGCCTGAGTTTTTTAAGTGACGTAAAACCGTGTTGAGGCCAACGCCCATAATGCGTGCACTGGCGCGACATCCGACGCCATTCATGGCCATATCAATGATTTTCTGGTGCGTACCGGGCTGAGAGGCGGTGTAAGTGAACTGTAGTTGCCATGTTTTACGGCAATGAGAGCAGAGATAGCGCTGATGTCCGGCAGTGCTTTTGCCGTTACGCACCACGCCTTCAGTAGCTGAGCAGGAGGGACAACTGATGGAGATGGAAGCCACGGGAGCACCTCAAAAACACCATCATACACTAAATCAGTAAGTTGGCACCATTACCGAGTTCATCAGCAAACAGTGGGGCGGTACGATATACTCTTTTCGCCAGATTGCGTCGGCGAGCTGCAGCTTTTTGTTCTTCACTCCAGCGACGGATCGGCTTGTCCCCACAAAAATCCAGGCACACAGCATACCCTGCCCCTGCCACCCACAAATCCATAACTGATGCTGGCGCTGGTTGTCCTTCCTCAACTTGTTCCGAAGCGAGCACCTCCACTCCTGGACACGGAGAAGGTAACTTCCAGCGCAGCGAATAGCGCCATGTCATCAATTATCCTCTGCAGATAAGTTTGTTTGGTACCAGCCAGCGCTCCCTCTCAAGGATGGCCTCTTCCGATTCCTGAACGATGAAACGGATTTCATGCATAACCTCATACAAGGGGGCATGAGCACAAAGGAGCCAGCGAAGATCCCTGAGAGATGTAAATCGCGTCTGCCAACGCCAGAAGGCCGGTTCAAGCTCACTCGCGTCAAACTCGTCGCTCCACCGGCGGTACCAGCTGTTAACCGTTTCCGGCGACTGGAAATTTAGCTCAGTGACAGCCTGCCCGAGCAAATTCTGGCGCAGTAGCCATGACTGTTCAACCTTCCGCGCTTCCCGCCGCATTTTGCGGGTGAATGCGATGTTCTGACGCTGAGTTCTCCGCTCTCCACGGGCGTGCCTCACCTCCGGGAACAGTTCAGACTGCACATCCTGCGACAATGGCAAAGGACAATACTCGCCATTGCTGGCAATCAATACATCCAGCGCTTCTTCCACCTGCTTCAGGTTTGAGAGTCGGTCCTTTGGATCACGATATAAGCCGGGAATGCGTCGCGCCACTTCGTTGTTAATGCGGCCGCTGCCCGTCAGCAGGCGCAAAAAAGTTCGCACATGTGGCATCGATGGCAGACGAGCGCCGCGCTGGCGAGCATCTTCCACAGTCATGATGGCCTGCAGTGCAGCCTGTCGAGCAGGTTGCAGGGTAACAAGGGAACGGGATGAATGGATCATTGTTCGCCCTCCTGTTTCAGGGTGTTGATGATGCTGGCAAATGAATATCCGTCCTCATCGAGGCGCGCGATAAGGGACAGCGCATGGTTAATCCGTTCCGGGTTATATCTGGCCATCGAGCAAACGACAGAGAAAGGCTGGCCTCCACGGGTAATAAAGACGATTATCCACACAGGACTGAGATCACCCGGACTGCATACTGCTACATCGAAATGGTCATGAGACGGGCTAAA
Protein-coding sequences here:
- a CDS encoding IS1 family transposase (programmed frameshift), with product MASISISCPSCSATEGVVRNGKSTAGHQRYLCSHCRKTWQLQFTYTASQPGTHQKIIDMAMNGVGCRASARIMGVGLNTVLRHFKKLRPQSVTSRIQPGSDVIVCAEMDEQWGYVGAKSRQRWLFYAYDRIRRTVVAHVFGERTMATLGRLMSLLSPFDVVIWMTDGWPLYESRLKGKLHVISKRYTQRIERHNLNLRQHLARLGRKSLSFSKSVELHDKVIGHYLNIKHYQ
- a CDS encoding theronine dehydrogenase encodes the protein MTWRYSLRWKLPSPCPGVEVLASEQVEEGQPAPASVMDLWVAGAGYAVCLDFCGDKPIRRWSEEQKAAARRRNLAKRVYRTAPLFADELGNGANLLI
- a CDS encoding plasmid SOS inhibition protein A, with protein sequence MIHSSRSLVTLQPARQAALQAIMTVEDARQRGARLPSMPHVRTFLRLLTGSGRINNEVARRIPGLYRDPKDRLSNLKQVEEALDVLIASNGEYCPLPLSQDVQSELFPEVRHARGERRTQRQNIAFTRKMRREARKVEQSWLLRQNLLGQAVTELNFQSPETVNSWYRRWSDEFDASELEPAFWRWQTRFTSLRDLRWLLCAHAPLYEVMHEIRFIVQESEEAILERERWLVPNKLICRG
- the psiB gene encoding conjugation system SOS inhibitor PsiB codes for the protein MKTVLNLDVLKTMSTEELEDYRNAGEDFRRELSHAVMRDLTVPDGWAVNAEYRAEFGGFFPVQLRFSPSHDHFDVAVCSPGDLSPVWIIVFITRGGQPFSVVCSMARYNPERINHALSLIARLDEDGYSFASIINTLKQEGEQ